In Massilia sp. METH4, the genomic window ACGCCGTGCGCGGCCTGATGGAAGCAGGAAAACCGATCAATTCATTACTCCAGGGAGCACCAGCATGACCGAAGCAAGGACCGAAGCAATGACCGAAGCAAGGCTGGAAGGCGGGGTGTGGGACGACGTCGAGGAGGGCACCGAAGCCCTGTTGCAGGAATGGCTGGTGGCAACCGGCGACGAGGTGGCGGCCGGCCAGCCGCTGGCGATCGCCGAGCTGGTGAAGACGACGCACGAGGTGACCGCGCCGGTGGCGGGGCGCGTGACGGCGCTGCTGGTGGCGGCGGGCGAGACGTTCGGGCGCGCGCAGCCGCTGGCGCGGATCGGGGACTAGGCCATGGGCACCGCAACCCCTGTGGAGGACCGCCCGGCCGGGCAGCCGGGCAAGGTACCGCTGGCCGGCATGCGCGGCGCGATCGCGCGCAATATGGAACAGGGCTGGCGCGTGCCGCGCGTGGCCCAGTCGATCGAAGCCGACGTGTCGGCGTTGCAGGCGCTGCGCGACGCCGCCGGCGAAGGCGCCAGGAGCAGCCTGACGGCCTACGTGCTGCGCGCCGTCGCGCTGTGCCTGCGCGAGCATCCGCGCC contains:
- a CDS encoding lipoyl domain-containing protein gives rise to the protein MTEARTEAMTEARLEGGVWDDVEEGTEALLQEWLVATGDEVAAGQPLAIAELVKTTHEVTAPVAGRVTALLVAAGETFGRAQPLARIGD